The proteins below come from a single Microtus ochrogaster isolate Prairie Vole_2 chromosome 8, MicOch1.0, whole genome shotgun sequence genomic window:
- the Slc22a20p gene encoding solute carrier family 22 member 20 has translation MAFTDLLDALGGVGRFQFVYTALLLLPCGLLACHTFLQNFTAAAPPHYCQHLANNTEATTNDSEAWLRATIPLNQHGVPEPCRRYTEPQWALLKSNTSSHRVATEDCKDGWVYDRSIFPSTIVMEWDLVCESRTLRDLAQSIYMSGVLVGAALFGGLADRLGRKAPLVWSYLQLAVSGAATAYVGSFSAYCVFRFLMGMTFSGIILNSLSLVVEWMPTRGRTVAGVLLGFSFTLGQLILAGVAYLIRPWRWLQFAVSAPFLVFFLYSWWLPESSRWLLLHGKSQQAVQNLRKVAMINGRKEEGERLTTEVVSSYIQSEFSSVRTSNSILDLFRTPAIRKVTCCLMAIWFSNSVAYYGLAMDLQKFGLSIYLVQALFGIIDIPAMLVATTTMIYVGRRATVASFLILAGLMVIANMFVPEDLQTLRTVQAALGKGCLASSFICVYLFTGELYPTEIRQMGMGFASVNARLGGLAAPLVTTLGEISPVLPPVSFGATSVLAGMAVACFLTETRNVPLVETIAAMEKRVEEGRSKRDTECQSEEISLQQLGASPLKETI, from the exons ATGGCCTTCACAGACCTGCTGGATGCTCTGGGGGGCGTAGGTCGCTTCCAGTTTGTCTATACAGCCTTGCTGCTGCTTCCCTGCGGGCTGCTGGCCTGCCACACCTTCCTGCAGAACTTCACAGCGGCAGCACCCCCTCACTACTGCCAGCATCTTGCCAACAACACAGAAGCTACCACCAATGACTCAGAGGCCTGGCTGAGGGCCACCATACCCCTGAACCAGCATGGGGTCCCTGAGCCATGCCGGCGCTACACAGAGCCCCAGTGGGCCCTTCTGAAGTCCAACACCTCCTCCCACAGAGTGGCCACAGAGGACTGCAAGGATGGTTGGGTCTATGACCGGAGCATCTTCCCCTCTACCATCgtgatggag TGGGACCTGGTATGTGAATCCCGCACCCTCCGTGACCTGGCTCAGTCCATCTACATGTCTGGGGTGCTGGTAGGAGCTGCCTTGTTTGGTGGCCTTGCAGACCG GTTGGGTCGCAAGGCTCCACTGGTTTGGTCGTACCTGCAGCTGGCAGTTTCCGGGGCTGCCACAGCTTACGTTGGCTCCTTCAGTGCCTACTGTGTCTTCCGGTTCTTAATGGGTATGACCTTCTCTGGCATCATCCTCAACTCCCTCTCCCTGG TTGTAGAGTGGATGCCAACCAGGGGCCGGACGGTGGCAGGCGTCTTGCTGGGCTTCTCCTTCACCTTGGGCCAGCTTATCCTGGCTGGTGTGGCCTACCTGATCCGTCCCTGGCGGTGGCTACAGTTTGCTGTTTCTGCTCCTTTTCTGGTCTTTTTCCTCTATTCTTG GTGGCTTCCAGAGTCATCCCGATGGCTCCTCCTTCATGGCAAGTCTCAACAAGCTGTGCAGAACCTTCGGAAGGTGGCCATGATAAacggcaggaaggaggaaggggaaaggctgACTACAGAG GTGGTGAGCTCCTACATCCAGAGTGAGTTCTCAAGTGTCCGTACTTCCAACTCCATCTTGGACCTCTTCCGAACCCCGGCCATCAGAAAGGTCACATGCTGTCTCATGGCTATCTG GTTCTCTAACTCCGTGGCTTACTACGGCCTGGCCATGGACCTGCAGAAGTTTGGGCTCAGCATCTACCTGGTACAGGCCCTGTTTGGGATCATCGACATCCCAGCCATGCTGGTCGCCACTACCACCATGATTTATGTGGGACGCCGGGCCACAGTGGCCTCCTTCCTCATCCTAGCCGGGCTCATGGTCATCGCCAACATGTTTGTGCCTGAGG ATCTACAGACCCTGCGGACAGTGCAGGCAGCACTGGGCAAAGGCTGCCTGGCCAGCTCCTTCATCTGCGTGTACCTGTTCACAGGAGAGCTCTATCCCACGGAGATCAG GCAGATGGGAATGGGCTTTGCCTCTGTCAATGCCCGCCTTGGAGGCTTGGCAGCTCCCCTGGTCACCACACTTGGTGAGATCAGCCCCGTCCTTCCGCCTGTGTCCTTTGGTGCCACTTCAGTCTTGGCTGGAATGGCCGTTGCCTGCTTCTTGACTGAGACCCGAAACGTGCCGCTGGTGGAAACCATCGCAGCAATGGAAAAAAG AGTCGAAGAAGGCCGATCCAAAAGAGACACAGAATGTCAGAGCGAAGAAATTTCTCTTCAGCAGCTGGGGGCTTCTCCCCTCAAAGAAACCATTTAA